DNA sequence from the Pedobacter sp. W3I1 genome:
TTATAGTAAAACAACTTAACAAAAAACACTATGAAACATCCCGTACTTTTACTGTTCGCTATTTTATTGTCGTTCGCGGTAAAAGCCCAAAATTTTAAATATGCTTTTGTAACCGATACCCACGTTGGTTCATCAACAGGCGAAGAAGACCTGACAAGGACCGTTGCTGATCTGAACGGGTTAAAAGACATCGATTTTGTAATCATTACTGGGGATATAACCGAAATGGGCACTAATAATGAGCTTAAACTGGCTAAAGACATCCTATCGAAATTAAATAAGCCTTACCACATTATCCCTGGAAACCACGATACCGGATGGTCAGAATCAGGTGGTGTAAATTTTATCAAAGAGTTTGGCGGCGATAAATTTATTTTCGATCATAATGGTTACCGCTTTATTGCATGTGCATCAGGCCCTTATGTGCGGATGAGCGATGGGCATATTCCAAGAGATGCTACCGTATGGCTGGACAGTGTGCTTAAAGCAACACCTAAAAACATGCCCATAGTTTTTGCCAACCATTACCCATTGGATAATAGTTTGGATAATTGGTACGAAGCCACAGATGAGTTAAAGAAATATAATATTCAATATGCCATTTGCGGCCATGGGCACAATAACCATCCTTATAATTTTGAAGGTATTGAAGCCACAATGGGCCGTTCTAATTTAAGGGCAAAGGATAGTATTGGCGGGTATAACATTGTAACGATGACCAGGGATAGTGCCTACTTTCAGGTTAAAAAACCAACCCAGGATATTCTTCCGGTATGGCGAAAAATTGCACTAAAAACTTTCCTGGCCGATAAAAAAAAATATGATCGCCCTGATTTTGCCATCAACAATAAATATGCGGGCACAAAAGAAGTTTGGACGTATCATTCTAACGCAAACGTAGTGAATACACCAACCTACGCTTCGAACAATGTTATTTTTGGCAATAGCTTAGGTTTGGTCGAAGCCTTAAACAAGAATACCGGAAAGAAAGTATGGACATTTAAAACCAAAGGCGCAATCTATTCATCACCAGTTGCGGTGAATAACATGGTTATTTTAGGTTCAGGCGATGGAACCATTTATGCGCTAAATGCAAAAACAGGAAAAGAAGTGTGGCATAAAGAAACATCCAATTCGGTGCTGGGCTCGCCAGTAGTTAACGGACAACAGGTATACATTGGTGGCAGTGACAATACTTTCAGGGCCTTGGATGTCAAAACCGGAAACGAAATCTGGGCATTTAAAGAAGTAGAAGGCACAATTGTAGGCAAACCGCTAATTTATAAGGGCAAAATTATATTTGGTTCCTGGGGAAGACATCTATACGCACTTGATATTAATACCGGGAACTTGTTATGGAAATGGAACAATGGCCAGGGCAACCGAATGTTTTCGCCAGCTATGGTAACGCCCGTTGCCTACAGCGGCATTGTATACATCGCAGCTCCTGATCGCTATTTAACAGCTATTGATGCAAACAATGGCAGCACACTTTGGCGGAACAAAGAAGCTACGGTTCGCGAGTCGATCGGCCAATCTGCTGACAGTACCATCATTTATGGCAAAACCATGCAAGACGAAATTGTAGCTTATAAAGCGCAGGCACAAGATCCAGGTGTGCTTTGGCGATATAATGTAGGCTTTGGATATGAGCACGTACCATCCATGTTGATTGAAAAAGATGGAAAGGTGTTTTTTGGAACAAAAAACGGTGTGATTTATGCCATCGACCCCAAACAGCAAAGCACGGTTTGGGCACATAAAATAGATAATTCGATGATCAATACGGTGAATGTGGTTGATGGAAAAAATCTTGTTGTAAGCACTATGGATGGAAAAGTAGTTTGGTTAAACGCTAATAAGTAGCTATAAACAATTCATATAAAAATCATTCAATAAATTACAACCTTGTATTTTGAGAATTCATAACACCTTTCGTACATAGACTTAACCAACTGGATATATAGACCTTTCATTTAATATTTATTTAGCTTAGAAAATTAATCATAACTAAAAAAATACAGGCATCTTTATATAAATAGCTATTAACAAAACACGGCTTTAATTGAAATTAAAGCCGTGTTTATTAGTTATTGCCAACCAGGATTTTGTTTTAAGTCTATTCCCTGATCTTTATACAGTTTAATCTGATCAAGTGGCAGTGGGCTTAAATATACTTTGTCATTATCAAATGTCCTTTGAGTTTCTGGTTTAGGAGCCGGTATTATATATCCTTCAGTTGCTCCATCAATGGTTACAGTTGCTTTGGGGTAATCTGCTTTTTTAATCCAGGCTCCTCTGTTAATACTAGTATTTAATTTAGTATCAATGTAAGCGTATTTTCTCCATCTTTTCAAGTCATCATTTCTAAAACCTTCCATCATTAACTCGATCCTTCTTTCCCTACGAATTTCCCAAATTAATGAAGATACTGTAGGGTCTCTCTGTGGATCACTGTAAACCACACCATTAACGGCCGGCTGCCCACCTATGATCTGAAGATTGGGCATTGAAATTCCACCTCTTTTTCTTAATTTATTAATGGAGTTATCCAAATCGGCTTGAGTTAATGTTCCCAGTTCTGCAGAAGCTTCTGCAAAGTTCATCATAACTTCTCCTAAACGAATAATAGGTGCATCAGTAGTGTTGGTGCTGGATAGTGCTTCAGCCGTGCCCCATAAAGTTTGATCCTCCATTAAGAATTTTAAGACAGAATAACCACTTGTGGAATAATTAGAAGCTATACCTGGTAAACGCAGATCAGATACAAACGTTTCTTTCATTCTAGGATCACGGTTTGCCATTACATTAGCTATAGACTTATCTCCCTGATAAAGTGGTGAGATTGAAGCTGGAAGGCCATCTGTACACAAATACGCATCAATAGCGTTTTTAGACGGGCCGGTTTGAGGCTCCTTGTTTACATAACTCACTAACGAATGTGTACTTTGGGCAGTACCATACTGTCTGTATAGAATAATCTCAGGATTTCCTTTAAGGTCAAGAGAGCTAAATAAGGTTCTATATTTAGCGCCTAATGAATACCCTCCTTTCGTCATCACCTCGTTAGCGGCCCATTTAGCTGCTTCTAAATACTCGGCTGCTTTAGCAGGGTTAATATTCGAATATTTTAGCAAGGTACCATGATAAAGAAATACACGGGACATAAATGCCAACACGACGTATTTGTTAACAATCTGTCCGTTTGGTCCAACAAGAGCGTCAGTCGCCCTGACGTTTTCAGCAGCGTATTTAAAATCTGCAAGCATATTATCTAAAACAACAATCTGTGGATCTCTGGGTTTGTATAAGTCCGTAGAGCTTTCTTCCAATGGCTTATCATAGTAAGGAAAATCGCCGAATGCTTTAACCAGATCGTTGTATTCTAAAGCACGGAAAAAACGACCTACACCAACCCAGTTCTTTTTAACATCGTCAGATAAGTAAGTTGAATTACTTACTCTATCTATAAATATATTGGCTTTTCTGACAAAAGTAAAACTCCATCCTCCCCCAGACGTAGGAACATTTTTGGTAAATGCAGTAGGAGTTGTTGGTGCAAAATCATCATTTAATGTTTCTCCGGAAAAATATTTCCCAAATGTAAATCCAGATCCGTAACCGGTAAAATAACTTGTGTAAAATCCCCAAGCAAAAGTACTCACCTCTTTCTCTGTTCTCCAATAAGTATCATCAGAAAAAGAATCTAGTGGTTCCCTTTCCAAAAAATCTTTTTTGCAACCATTCCCTAATATCAAAATAAGGAAGGCTATTATAATATATATCTTTTTCATCGCTTTAATAGTTATAAGGTTACTTGAATACCAAATGATAATGTCTTTCTATAAGGATAAACTCTTCCAAATGATGCCGCATCAGTTTGATCTGCGGTATAATCAACTTCAGGATCTATTGGAATACCAACATTAGAGATGGAGAATAAATTCTCTCCGCTTAAGTAAAACCTTACTTTGTCAATTTTTACCTTACTTGTTAAACGGTTTGGCAAGGTATAACCAACGGTAATGTTTTTAGCTCTCAAATAGGCCATATTTAATAAATATTTAGTTTGAGTTAAAAAATTTAATGAGTTGTTAGATTGGGCCTGATTTGTTGGTCTTGGATAGAAAGCATCGGGATTAGAAGGTGTCCAATAATCCATTTGATGCTCAAAAGAAGCCTCAGCAGGATTCCACCCTGGAACAAAGATCGGACCTGAAGCCCAAAAGTCTCTTTTTCCTACCCCCTGAAAAAATGCATCAATATCAACACCTTTCCAGGAAGTACCTAAACGGAATCCATATTGGTAGCGTGGCGTAGAATTTCCAATTACTTTTAAATCTCCGTGATCATCAACGGTATTAGCGCCATTATTAATTACGCCATTACCATCAAGGTCTTTATATTTAACATCACCTGGGCCATAAAAGAATGAGGCCGTTTCATATCTGCTTTGCGAAGGAATGCCAGGTTTCAAAATCCATTTATTATTTGCGTCCTTTCCTGAAAAATCATCTGAAGTAAAATAACGGTCGGTTTCATATCCCCATATTTCTCCAAGGGTTTTACCTTCATAATTACCCGTTACAGATAATGTTGTATTGGCAAATTTGGTGATTTTATCCTGAAAATCAGATAAGGTGCCCGTTAAATTGATCTTCAAGCCATTTCCAAAAGTATGATTATAATCAATTGCTAATTCCCATCCATTAGTGGTCATCTCTCCATAATTTCTTCGCGGAGATGTTGCCCCAAAAGATGAAGGAAGTGTTACTCCGGCACTTAACATATCGGTAGTTTTTCTTTTATACCAATCAAAACTTACTCCTAATTCATTTTTAAAGAAACGGGCATCCAAACCTAAATCAAATGTAGTCACCGTTTCCCAAGTAAGGGATCTGGATACTGCAAGTGGAGTACTTATAGTCACCTGATTTGAACTGCCAATCCACCAGCCAGAATTTGATGTATCCATTAATGGGATAAAAGGATAAAAATTATTTCCAGTTACCACATCCTGATTACCCACTGATCCATAAGATCCGCGTATTTTTAAAAATGACAGTACATTTTCTATTGGCTTTAAAAATGATTCTTCTGATAAAATCCACCCGGCAGACATTGATGGGAAGAAGCCCCATAAGTCATTTTTAGGGAAACGTGATGAACCGTCATATCGACCATTTAATTCAAGCAGGTATTTGTTTTTATAAGCATAATTGATCCGCCCAAATAATCCTTTTGAGGAATAATGCCTATTGTATCCATCAACAAACTGATCACCAATTGCTCCCGGAATTGCTCCTACACTAGGATCTAATAAGGTATTTCTTTTAGAGTACTGATAGTTTTTTTGATAATAATCTATATCTCCACCTAAAATAAACTTGAATGAATGGTCACTAATATCTTTCGTGTACGTACCGTAAAGTTTACCAGCATTTACATCAGTCCATGCTGAACCAAAAGCTGCATAATCATAAGCAACCGACTGATAATTTTTATTTACCGGCGGTAAATCACCACCTGCCCAAAAATCAATGCCTCTGGTTCCTCCTCCAATAATTTTCGAATGAGTATTGGTTGATGAATAGGTATAGTCTGCATCAATCGTTAATCCTTTTAAAGGTTTAAAAGTCGCTCCTGCCTGAATTCTGGCCAGGCCGGTTTTTTCGCTATTCATATTGGCCTGTTGAACTTCTGTAACTGCACTTCTGAAAGGTTCACCCTCGTATGTACCATAAGGATAAAATTTCGGCCAGCGATAAAGATAGTACCAGGGACCAATTGTAGCCGTACTAAAGATAAATGGGGTTGTAGTTAATGTATTTGTATAGAATATTTTCCCTCTAATATCAAGATAGCTATTTACTGCAGTATTAACACTAACAGACATATTATAACGATCAAATTCATCAGGATTAACTTTTAAAACACCATTCTGGTTTAAATAACCCAAACCAATATTATAACTGGTTTTCTCACTTCCCCCACTTACACTTAAATTATGATTTTGTTGCGGGGTCCATTTTTTCATGTATTTATCCGCGGCATCCCATGAACGATAAAAAAATAATTTACCATCCCGAAGTTCAAAATCTCTTCCTCTAACCATTTCATCACCTAAGTCCTGTCCTCCATATAACCTGTCCCATTCTTTCATTTTGCCAATAGCAATTTCATCAATGTACATTCCTACAACACCTGGCTGGGTAGTATTAGGATTTGTACGCTGTAAAGCAGATAATGCAAAGGTTGCCCCATCGGCAGCATTAGCTATTTTCTGCAAGGTTGTTGGCGTAGACCAGGAGAAATTGTTTGTATATGAAATTTTACTTGGCGTGTTTTTCTTTCCCGATTTTGAAGTAATTAAAACGACTCCCCACGCTGCCCTGGTACCATAAATTGATGTGGATGCTGCATCTTTTAAAACCGATATACTCTCGATATCATCTGGATTAACCAATTGCAAACTTTCAATCTCTACATTATCAAGTAAAATAAGTGGTTGTGATCCTCCTCCATTTAAAGATCCCCTTACTCCTCGAAGTGTAATTTTAGGATTTTTTCCTAATTCACCACTAGGCGTGGTAATGCTAAGGCCAGGAACAACACCCTGCAAGCCTCTGGCAACATCAGTAATTGGTCGACTCTGCAGTACCTTCGTATCTACAGTACTTACTGCACCTGTTAGGTTTGCTTTCTTTTGTGTACCATAGCCCACTACAACGACATCATCTAGCCCCTGAGCGTCTGTTTTTAGACTGACGTTGATTGTTTTAGTTGCGCCAACGGTTCTTTCTGTGGTTACATACCCAATGTACGAAAATACCAGCACGCTGCCATTGGCCGCATTTATGGAATAACTTCCATCTGCATTTGATTGCGCAACGGTAGTGCTTCCTTTAACCCTAATGGAAACACCAGGTATTGGTCCATCTTCTGATGTAACCTTACCTGTAATGGTTGTTTGTTGCGCTATGGCATGGGCCAGCAACAAAAACGTACCAATGAAAATTAATAGTAGTTTTTTTTTCATAAACGTAAGTTTAGAATTGTTTTGTAGTTTAGTCTTTAATGCCGCATAAAACAGCAATATTTAAGTAAATATCATTATTTATTTGATTAAAAAAAACAAATTTAGGTTTGCAACATCTATATTACCGCACAAACACGCAAAAAAGCGCAATAACTGATTATGAAGCAGTTATTACATTACAAGTATTTATTTCCTTGCGAATAAAAAAACTCCGGAAAATGAAAAAGCCAACCGCTAAGGGTTGGCTTTAATAATCATATAATTCAATTATCTGATCAAAAAGAATGATACATAAGGTCTGCGCGGTGCAGTTGTAAGGCC
Encoded proteins:
- a CDS encoding PQQ-binding-like beta-propeller repeat protein, encoding MKHPVLLLFAILLSFAVKAQNFKYAFVTDTHVGSSTGEEDLTRTVADLNGLKDIDFVIITGDITEMGTNNELKLAKDILSKLNKPYHIIPGNHDTGWSESGGVNFIKEFGGDKFIFDHNGYRFIACASGPYVRMSDGHIPRDATVWLDSVLKATPKNMPIVFANHYPLDNSLDNWYEATDELKKYNIQYAICGHGHNNHPYNFEGIEATMGRSNLRAKDSIGGYNIVTMTRDSAYFQVKKPTQDILPVWRKIALKTFLADKKKYDRPDFAINNKYAGTKEVWTYHSNANVVNTPTYASNNVIFGNSLGLVEALNKNTGKKVWTFKTKGAIYSSPVAVNNMVILGSGDGTIYALNAKTGKEVWHKETSNSVLGSPVVNGQQVYIGGSDNTFRALDVKTGNEIWAFKEVEGTIVGKPLIYKGKIIFGSWGRHLYALDINTGNLLWKWNNGQGNRMFSPAMVTPVAYSGIVYIAAPDRYLTAIDANNGSTLWRNKEATVRESIGQSADSTIIYGKTMQDEIVAYKAQAQDPGVLWRYNVGFGYEHVPSMLIEKDGKVFFGTKNGVIYAIDPKQQSTVWAHKIDNSMINTVNVVDGKNLVVSTMDGKVVWLNANK
- a CDS encoding RagB/SusD family nutrient uptake outer membrane protein — its product is MKKIYIIIAFLILILGNGCKKDFLEREPLDSFSDDTYWRTEKEVSTFAWGFYTSYFTGYGSGFTFGKYFSGETLNDDFAPTTPTAFTKNVPTSGGGWSFTFVRKANIFIDRVSNSTYLSDDVKKNWVGVGRFFRALEYNDLVKAFGDFPYYDKPLEESSTDLYKPRDPQIVVLDNMLADFKYAAENVRATDALVGPNGQIVNKYVVLAFMSRVFLYHGTLLKYSNINPAKAAEYLEAAKWAANEVMTKGGYSLGAKYRTLFSSLDLKGNPEIILYRQYGTAQSTHSLVSYVNKEPQTGPSKNAIDAYLCTDGLPASISPLYQGDKSIANVMANRDPRMKETFVSDLRLPGIASNYSTSGYSVLKFLMEDQTLWGTAEALSSTNTTDAPIIRLGEVMMNFAEASAELGTLTQADLDNSINKLRKRGGISMPNLQIIGGQPAVNGVVYSDPQRDPTVSSLIWEIRRERRIELMMEGFRNDDLKRWRKYAYIDTKLNTSINRGAWIKKADYPKATVTIDGATEGYIIPAPKPETQRTFDNDKVYLSPLPLDQIKLYKDQGIDLKQNPGWQ
- a CDS encoding TonB-dependent receptor; the encoded protein is MKKKLLLIFIGTFLLLAHAIAQQTTITGKVTSEDGPIPGVSIRVKGSTTVAQSNADGSYSINAANGSVLVFSYIGYVTTERTVGATKTINVSLKTDAQGLDDVVVVGYGTQKKANLTGAVSTVDTKVLQSRPITDVARGLQGVVPGLSITTPSGELGKNPKITLRGVRGSLNGGGSQPLILLDNVEIESLQLVNPDDIESISVLKDAASTSIYGTRAAWGVVLITSKSGKKNTPSKISYTNNFSWSTPTTLQKIANAADGATFALSALQRTNPNTTQPGVVGMYIDEIAIGKMKEWDRLYGGQDLGDEMVRGRDFELRDGKLFFYRSWDAADKYMKKWTPQQNHNLSVSGGSEKTSYNIGLGYLNQNGVLKVNPDEFDRYNMSVSVNTAVNSYLDIRGKIFYTNTLTTTPFIFSTATIGPWYYLYRWPKFYPYGTYEGEPFRSAVTEVQQANMNSEKTGLARIQAGATFKPLKGLTIDADYTYSSTNTHSKIIGGGTRGIDFWAGGDLPPVNKNYQSVAYDYAAFGSAWTDVNAGKLYGTYTKDISDHSFKFILGGDIDYYQKNYQYSKRNTLLDPSVGAIPGAIGDQFVDGYNRHYSSKGLFGRINYAYKNKYLLELNGRYDGSSRFPKNDLWGFFPSMSAGWILSEESFLKPIENVLSFLKIRGSYGSVGNQDVVTGNNFYPFIPLMDTSNSGWWIGSSNQVTISTPLAVSRSLTWETVTTFDLGLDARFFKNELGVSFDWYKRKTTDMLSAGVTLPSSFGATSPRRNYGEMTTNGWELAIDYNHTFGNGLKINLTGTLSDFQDKITKFANTTLSVTGNYEGKTLGEIWGYETDRYFTSDDFSGKDANNKWILKPGIPSQSRYETASFFYGPGDVKYKDLDGNGVINNGANTVDDHGDLKVIGNSTPRYQYGFRLGTSWKGVDIDAFFQGVGKRDFWASGPIFVPGWNPAEASFEHQMDYWTPSNPDAFYPRPTNQAQSNNSLNFLTQTKYLLNMAYLRAKNITVGYTLPNRLTSKVKIDKVRFYLSGENLFSISNVGIPIDPEVDYTADQTDAASFGRVYPYRKTLSFGIQVTL